From Acidimicrobiia bacterium, a single genomic window includes:
- the rpsT gene encoding 30S ribosomal protein S20, producing the protein MANIKSQKARVITNEKARLRNQATKSALRTYMKNASSAIESKDKTAGELVRVAQSKIGTAQAKGRIHKNTAARRTSRLMKMANAKAPKK; encoded by the coding sequence GTGGCAAATATTAAGAGCCAAAAGGCACGTGTTATAACTAATGAGAAAGCACGCCTTCGTAACCAAGCAACAAAATCTGCTTTGCGTACATATATGAAAAATGCTTCAAGTGCAATTGAGAGCAAAGACAAAACTGCTGGTGAACTTGTAAGAGTTGCTCAAAGTAAAATTGGTACAGCTCAGGCTAAAGGTCGTATCCACAAAAATACTGCAGCTAGAAGAACTTCGCGTCTAATGAAAATGGCTAACGCTAAAGCTCCTAAAAAATAG